A segment of the Paramisgurnus dabryanus chromosome 5, PD_genome_1.1, whole genome shotgun sequence genome:
AGCGTGTAACACATGCGCAGTAATGAATACCGACATCTTACGACATCCGTACAGAACCGATATaaatgtaagtgtttatttaaaatgtacctTTAATTCCTTTAATCTTGGTGTTTCAAAACACGTTGTCTTGGAGATGAATAAATCTCCCGTGTTTTGGTTTGTGGCGGAAGAGGATGGGCTACGCGCTGATGAGCTGCCTGATTGGTCGGCGAGATTTAAAGGGGCAGAACACAATACAGGTGGCACTGGAAATACAGAAAACTGATCTCTCTACAGCCCTGATATAAAGCTATATTCTACAGTCTATGATATAAACCCATACTGGACAATTTGTAAACTAGCAAGCATTTTTGAACGTATGGATTTGATTCTGCATCGAAGCCACACACGTGATACTGCTACGTTGGTCGCTTGGCAACCGCAACTGCCCGAGTTACAGTATTTTATCCCGATAATAAAAAGCATGTAAGCATAACAATAAATAATGCAACAACGTATTGCTTATTGATACTCtctattactttattataattgtgtattgttatttattattgtttCTAGTTTTATAATTGTggattttttacattatttgtaatttattacttttaagacattttacCAGTAAGCTAAGCGGCTTTACAAAAGAAATGGGTAAGAGGTGTCCCTGCGTATAAGCTAGTATTGTGGAAGGTTTGACCACAAGGGGGCAGTGTTATACAGAGGACACGAGTGGATAAAATTAATaagaattttaaaaaaagtttaaaataaatacaggaAATATCAATAAAAGATTAAAGGTAATGCTACTTATTATAAATTCATGACTAACGTTAATTTAAACCAATTGTAGctgtttaagttatttattcatgttttgtttcattcttAAAGACAAAGTAAAACAATGGCGAATTTATTTATATCAAGCCCGTGGGACAACAAAGTCCATtccaatttattttttattaaagctcAACAGGTATGAAGTAGATGTGCAAGTAGTCCACCAGACCTTATTGTATCAAGAaattggttggttggttggttggttggttggttggttttGTTAGTGATTTGGGAAAATTGTGACTGAATTATACCTTGAATACATTtattggttggttggttggttggttggttggttggttggttggttttGTTTGTGATTTGGGAAAATTGTGACTGAATTATACCTTGTTTCCTCAATATTATGTTAACCTtatgcatgcaaaagactggtggaaaacagaccaatctcaacataacacagaaTGTGATGTAACAGTCGAGGTGTACACCCCAACGTGTTTATTAATGTGATCTACTGGCTTGAGCCTCGGgcagagccaatcagagcagagctcaacatttaTTATTCATGACTCTTCCAAATAGTGCAAAAATAGACCATATCATTCAAAGGACACCAgacctagggttgtaaatggacatgaaaaAACTTTCTGGATGTTTTTTGCActtacataccttctatgtaaatatcaaagaacaatttaacatgttATTTTAATGCAGTCTTTGGCACCTTTATTTGTCCGTAATATTGCCCAAAGTGTAAGTAGGAGCTTGTAATGGCATTTGTTACAATCATAATGCTAATAAATAACATACAATGCTAAGATAGACCTACTTTGCAGGTTCAGAAAGGCATCTAATGTTTCACCGTCTCTCAGGAATAACAAACCAAACAGTACATATAGGATTACTGGATACACTTAAACATTGCTGTCAACACTGCTTTGTGTTACATTAGATTAAGTTTGCCCATCATCTCAACAATGGTTTCCATAGGAGTAAAACATGTTACTAAAAGATCAATGACTAGATAGATGTGTCTTAGGGCAAAATCTGGTGTATTTGCTGGgagatttattatttatttatttgaattcACCCAATTTGGAAAATAaccaattgatcaaagaattgTGATTTTGTGGTGTCTGTGTTTTAACATTAGTGTTATGTTGATGCTCTCATCAGGGCTAAATGTGTCTCAAACACTcaactgtcagaaaaaaaattgtcaaaaatgctCCCAAGCTGCCACCAGGgcattaccctttaaaaaagtcctAGTATGCACTCTTTAGATACAGAAATTTGGTAACAGTGTGTACcttttgagatactaatattgACTCTTTAGTTGCAAAcgtgtactttttaaaatggGTACCGCCCCAAAGATCGCTGGAAACCATTCTTACTAACAGTGTATAGGCTAATGTAAATCATATAACCTTTCTTGTTTACCAGATCTGTGATCGAGGTTAGAGAATAATGGatggaaaataataaaaactttcACAAAAGCATGACATTGGAAACTAGACCCTTTCTCGAGGTGAGGTTGTCTTGATTTCATCCTTTGTCTTGGTTTCTCACACACCATTGTGGTCACCGTAACTCAACATGTTTAAATCCCCATCCACAGTTACATATCATTTTTTACCACTCCCTGTAAACTTGTACTTCGTTCAGCAGACCACCTAATATcatatatgttttgtttcaatgtTTAACTTTGTGTTATGCTTAAATGACCCGCTCTATTGCGACTCGTCTTATAGAATGAGACCTAGAGAAGTGAAGAAGAAACAGTatcaaaaaatgtattcaaaaaaatttaaataatgttcAGACAACTGTGTAGTACCTCCATTAACACTTCTTCgccaaaataatacattttattgatGTTAACCACTACTCACTGGCCAAGAAATTTGcattaaagccacaatatgtaaggtttgtgtaataaaatatccaaaaaaacATTTGCGTAGTGTGatatacagcggggaaaataagtatttgacacatcagcatttttatcagtaagggaatttctaagtgggctattgacacaaaatttccaccagatgtaaccagcaagccaaatattgaattcatacaaagaaatcagaacatttaaatatacaagttgagtcataataaataaagtgaaatgacacagggaataagtattgaaaacactttatttaatacttaaTAGAAAAGTCTTTGTTGGTGATTGCAGACGACTGGTCTCTACAGTTCTCTCCATAGATTCTCTATGGGATTTAGGTCAGGTGATTGACTGGGCGACTTCATTGTTTCCTTGGCCGTGTGTTTGGGATCATTGTCTTGCTGAAATGTCCACCCTCTTTTCATTTTCAGCTTTCTAGTAGATGGCATCAGATTTTTATCCAGAATGTTCCAGTACATTTCTCCATTCATCCCGCCTTCAATAATATGAAGTCTGCCAGTACCCCTTGCTGAAAAGCAGTTCCAAACCATGATGCTTCCACCCCCAAACTTAACTGTTGGTATGGTGTTCTTGGGGTGGTGGGCAGAGCCATTTCTTCTCCAAACATGGTTTGTAGAATCACTGCCAAAAAGTTCAATTTTGCTTTCATCTGACCATACTACAGTCTCCCAATAATCCACAGGCTTCTCCAAATGCTCTTTCGCAAACTTTAACCGAGCCTTGCTTATAGTTTTCTTTGAAACAACAGTACCTGCTGATGCAAGGTCTTCCTGAAGTTCTGCccgagtggttcttggctcttgGAGAACTCTCCTGATTATTCTTTGGACTCCTCAGACAGGGATCTTATGTGGAGCACCTGATCGTGGCCAGTTTATGGTGAAGTGATGCTCTTTCCATTTCCGGATAATGGCCCTGACAGTGCTCACAGGAACATTCAGCATTCTGGAAATGCGCATATAACCATTCCCATCAAAATGCTTTACAACGATGAGACTACGAAAATCTTGAGTTTTTTGCTTTTACCCATCATGAAGTCTTTCCTGTGTGCCTCCTGGTTAATGAGAAGCCTTTATAGGCCATCATTTACAAGCAGCTGATATCAATTAGTACTGATAGTGGACAGGGTTTCTTTctcaatactgacagatttTAGGTGATCTAgctttctatgccattttgcaccttgttctcttcatgtgttcaatacttattccctttgtcatttcactttatttattatgactcaacttgtatacttaaatgttctgatttctttgtatgaattcaatatttggcttgatggctacatttGGTGGAAATTTTGGTCTTAGAAAttcccttactgataaaaatgctaatgtgtcaaatacttattttccccgctgtattTAATGCAGTTGTGTACTTGCATTATTAACTAAGTTCCCAAGGACTTGTAAATCCAGAGAAATTCCTGTTTTAAATAATGGCTTATCCATTGTCTCCTTAAATTGTTGTAAACAAAATTGTATCTAGACTTAATATCCGTGCTATCTTTGGTTTCCAGTTGTAGAAACACGGTTGGACAAATCTTGAATTGGCGGCAAACACGCAGCTGTTTTGCCTTGCAACTAATTCATTATGATGGCATAAAAAATGTGATCAAACGTACAGATAACAAAAGATTAATTCATTACATCATCCATGAACATGATTAGCAAATTCCATACGTCTCTGGATGGGGAAAACAACATCTCCCATCTTTCCAGTCTCTTTTATAACCTCGTTAAGCTTTGCCTTTGTAATCGTGATATTGTGTAATAGCGACCTTTAGTGGTGaaaatcctacatattgtggctttaagaAAGCAAAATGCATATCTGACATCTTAGAACtttatttttagtttaaaagttttctaaaaatgtaaaactacCATACAATCATAATTATAATTTTAGAGAAAATCTCTTAGATATTAAAAGAATATGTCAATGCTCTGGTCAAAAACTACCTGCAATATTCCCTATTTAAGATAAACCATGAAAATCTCAATAAAAAATGACACATTACTACTTTTAATAATTTGAATCAATGTTTATTCACTTCTCTGCAAAATGAACAGCTCACTGGTAGTCTTGTGATACCCGTGATCACAAACCACAAGAATATGGACGTTCAGTGTCACTTGTGAGCCAAACTCACTTTTTTCGTTCTTCAATCTGTTCCACTTCATCCACCACCTTTCCATTTACCATGGTCTGGGTGACCACCTTGACAATCTTCCTGGTTCTCACTTCAGGATCTTCTGCAgaatagaaaatatattttcatgtaTTGTACAGTAAAATTGTCTAATCTTTTAAAAGTTGAGTCATGGACAGTTATCATATAATTGTGTTACAGAGAAGAATGGGGTAAATTGTcacacattttaaagttttaaaaccaGGTGCTTCAAACTAACATTCAATGTCACTGCTAACAAAAACAATAGATGGGACTTTAATCTCAAAATGTAGACTTTGTTACAACTTTACAATGTGAACTGTAGCGCCAGTCTCCTCTCTTGGCATTATTATTGATAACATTAGTCTTTTCAACTGACTTACTTTTAGGAGGTCTTTCTTTCAttctgaaaaacaaaaatgaaacaaTTGTGAAACATGATTACATACAGACCTTCTTCCTGTATGCTCACAGACAAACTTAAAAGCCATCTTACACTTCCTCTCCATCCAGCAGCCGTCTATAGGTGGCGATTTCCAGCTCCAGATTCTGTTTGATTCTGAGGAGCTGCTCATAATCGGTTTTGTTTCGTTGCATATCCAGACGCAGTTGTGAGAGTTCTTCCTCCAGCTGTGCGAGCATTCCCTGAAGTCGCTCGATATCGGTGGCATACTTATGATTCGTCTCTCCAAGGTTCCCCTCGAGAACACTGACCTGAGGTGAGGCAAAATTTTCAGTCAGTTTTGAGGTAAGAGtgaaatgtgattggtcgagcgcACTAGATATGAGCACCTGCAGAACTAAACTTATATAAAAGTCATTTTagagaattgtttctaaatgcattataaatgttagaaatgtattacTGACACATGTTACAAAGACTGTCTACCATTCCATATGTGTTGTGGGGTATTTTTtgtaatgcacttttaaatggagagaaaaaacaaagactgtGAACTATGCAGTACTGAAGCTAATCAAGGTTTTCAGGTCTGGTCCTGTCCCAAATTTCGCACtgcatgtggactttcggtcttgtggccttaaattgcacgTTTTCGCTTAGTCTACTaatccgtagggtgtcccatctgtcatttttgcGCCccaaagtgtgctcatcagtgcaccctttgcacccttgatgcggtcttcggtGCATTGCTGCAGGCTCCACACACTTTACCAAcacagaagtccttgcgaaagagcaataaGACGACGGATGTCtatgggaggagttcacaccacttctcttcctatttcagGCTTGACGctcaaaatacgactccggtgcacccgtGTGGACTcgccagtgttgggggtaacgggTGCATTACgttataatattacttttctgaagtattACTTAACGCattaacgcattactttataaatgtacacattaatatttcagttacttttttaaaaatgtaatgtgagttacttttcagtttaattaatttgataaaaaaatgtactgaattaaattgAACGTAGTCACGTAGAATTATGCACTCTTATGCGTGCGCGCCTTAGCGGAAACAGTTTGAATCAGAaatggagatggcaggccagagctcgacatttttgcAAGGGAAATGTGCGATTTCTTAATTCACAACTTCTCAGTcttaaaaaacacctgcaaggcctgaaagagatcaaggctcagccaagtaagaaaaagtaacacaaaagtaaTTTAAAAGTAACATAAGTATTACTTTTCataaaaagtaactaagtaacgcaattagtaaattttttggggagtaacttaatattgtaatgtattaCTTTTAAAGGTAACTTTCCCTAACACTAGGACTCGCGttaagggtccctaaggtctgcactacatgatggctgtttctcaatatgcgttcttcagcgatcttgcgtccttgtgtcttcgctctacgtcatcattaacagtcgaagttcaattccaattctcaagaacacaagtacagaggacgcatgaaaatacccggatgagttcttgatattggggatgcatcgagtgcagacttgcgcgctgaaatctggggaggtcacatgaccagcaggaagctagcacacatctcaattctcacaagtgcgttctgtgttctcgcgacctttTGAGTTTGTTCTTTcgaggtcgcctggcaagaccagtcTCCACGAGAACACAAGGCCGCTCTTTGCATTCttagaattgagaaacagccactgTCATCAGAGTGTGGACCctgaggaagtccacaagtccggagGGTGCCATTTGGGGACAGGGCCTCTGTAGGAAAGTGGATCTCGAGGGCCAAAGTTGAGAACCTCTGTTGTAgcggtatttgaaagttgagagaaATGGCAGCTTTCCTGCGAGTGGGCATGGTTTTAGCGCAGACAGGGACACACTGCCAGcgtttgagagcagagaatcctGCCTGTTCTTCCAAGattttggaaaataaaaaagttaacagCAGTTTCAATAGAAGACATTTTGGGATATTACCAGCCTAGATCACAACGCGAGATCTcgcgaattcaggtatgatcatgcgataaagtcatggctccgccctgtggagctgtccggcatccggccaaaatagaagctctgcgtatttgtgccggagggctgcggatggccggagctgtgacggattcggaacgcaatcagtggaaatacacacatagacttaaatggaaaccgattgactccgccgcgGATCCGCAGCctttccgcagtcggtggaaattggGGGTTACGAgacgcacagagatgaaaagGGTATATATaaacttatctaactctgggggatacggtgaataaacTAAAGttccaaacattttattaaaaaaagtattaataaatgctgaaatttacataaattaagaataataaattatgtacactgtaaaaaaaatgcacttaaaattttaagtataatcaactttataattgtcaTTACAAGTCATAAgtgccaaaaaatatttttacagtgttattgACCCGAAAAGTTTGATCACTATGTGTCAACAACTATTTGACCAACATCCAGAAAAGCCTTTATCACCTGTTCAGGTCAtgtgtgttttttctttttttcgaTTGTCATCACTTGTGGTCTCACATGTGAATCCAGTTAATTGTTTACATGTTGACATTTAGTGTCTGTTTGTCTGAGGAAGAGCAGCAGATGGTGGGAACTCTTGTTTCCTGATGTGATGGCCTTGATATCTCTGACCATTTGTTGGCACTCATCTGTCACTCATCTGCCATAATATTGTCTTTTTCTATGTACATTTATCAACTTGGCAGATGACTtatagtgcattcaagctatatgTTATCCCCGGgaattgaacccacaaccttcacatttatatttacgcatttggcaggtaaacattttatcagtatgtatgTTCCTAGGATTGACCCCCATGACCTCTTGCACTGCCTACTGAATGCCCTACCATTCAGTTGGTATCCTCACTTTGGGATTTGCTCAGAAAAATCCTGCTATGCATTTAACTCAGTCAAATGCATTGACTTCAAATTGATAGGCAGATAGACAGGATTTTGTTTTAGTGTGGATTCATGTCACCTGTTTTCTCAGGCTGTCCAGCTCCACCTCCAGTGCCTGCATGAAGCGTCGTTTTTCATTAAGTTCACTCTGAGCAGAGCGCAGGGCTTCATTGCTCTCCTTCACCTCCGTCTGCACGCTCTCCAGCTGTCACATGTACACACAGTCGTGTTTATTGTATTGCATAATTCAAACACACCTGTGTTTGCtgtaaaaacatctaaaaataGACCTGTCTGGTGTGTTGGCTGAGGACTGGATGTTGGATTGTATACCGACCTTCTTTAGGTACCACATCTCCGCATCCTCTTTGTTCTTCCGTGCGATGCCCTCGTACTGTGCCCTCAGCTCTGCCATGATGACCCCCAGGTCCGGGCCCTGGGCCGCGTCCACCTCCACGCTCACCTGCTCGTTGGTTAAACGGGTCTTCAGGGTGCTCATCTCCTACATGAAGAGGGGATAATCAGCGACCACAAAATACATTTGGACActtatgtaatgtaaatgttttatgttaatataAACTGAAATACTTCTTATTACCTCATCATGGTTTTTCTTGAGGAAATAGAGCTCCTCTTTCAGACTGTCAAGGTCTCCTCTGAGGGTTGCGATGATCTGATCATGATCAGATTTAGCTCGTCTGAGAGCGTGACAGTCTCTCTCAACCGACTGACAAAGAGTTGCCTCAGCCTCCCAtctgtttataaacaaaaatatatctgaaatatgtacaaaaagttggttaagttggttcaacttaaaaaagtaagttacctggttgccttaaaattcgTGGTCAATTTAGCTTGAAAATAGGACTGTcgaaagattaatcacgattaatcgcatacaaaataaaagtttgtgtttgaataatatatttgcttatgtattgtgtgtaattattatgtatataacatgttatttatgtatatatattttaaatttatatataaaaaatctaaataaatatatataactgtaaatgtttcttaaaaacatacatgcatgtgtgtgcagaGCTaaagactgccaccaaatggtggcattttgccaccaacatttgagagtgtgccactgaattttacatccagtcgcacatgtgcgaccagtaaatttgacctttttttctgatgtgacAGTGAATTTGAAAtggcacattgtactttctgcatctatcatcataGTATGCATTATTAATACAGTGAAAATTTGTAGAAATGTgattatttggttagcatgttgatttattgtgtgtgcccctaaattttttggttgcgcccctaaaattttcagttgggggccactgtgctcctagtttAAAAAGTTAGTCTGAAGCCCTGGTGTATACTAAAAAATTCCACACAGTGCACAcaaatactttttattttgtgtgcaattaatcgcgattaatcttttgacagccctactttactttattagttattattagttgacacaaaatgttt
Coding sequences within it:
- the krt1-c5 gene encoding keratin, type 1, gene c5; translation: MTSSFSTNSYSRGRQTSFSSMSVRDIGMRGRSKVPVSLSSANTLSLSRSTSLGNGLNLLSNLSLNGMGIGASEKETMQGLNDRLASYLEKVRTLEKSNADLEQKIKQMMTDRSPKGHDIDGMMAQAHAIGQEVRKKTLENARIMLEIDNAKLAADDFRVKWEAEATLCQSVERDCHALRRAKSDHDQIIATLRGDLDSLKEELYFLKKNHDEEMSTLKTRLTNEQVSVEVDAAQGPDLGVIMAELRAQYEGIARKNKEDAEMWYLKKLESVQTEVKESNEALRSAQSELNEKRRFMQALEVELDSLRKQVSVLEGNLGETNHKYATDIERLQGMLAQLEEELSQLRLDMQRNKTDYEQLLRIKQNLELEIATYRRLLDGEEVMKERPPKKDPEVRTRKIVKVVTQTMVNGKVVDEVEQIEERKK